The following coding sequences are from one Burkholderia stabilis window:
- a CDS encoding YqaE/Pmp3 family membrane protein yields MRLLLALLLPWFQFFTIGRPIAGVICLILQLTIIGWLPAAIWSVYALSQYKTDRKIEAALRERR; encoded by the coding sequence ATGCGCCTTCTGCTTGCCCTGCTGCTGCCGTGGTTCCAGTTCTTCACGATCGGCCGCCCGATCGCGGGGGTCATCTGCCTGATCCTTCAGCTCACGATCATCGGCTGGCTGCCGGCCGCGATCTGGTCGGTGTATGCGCTGAGCCAGTACAAGACCGACCGCAAGATCGAAGCGGCGCTGCGCGAGCGGCGGTGA
- a CDS encoding LysR substrate-binding domain-containing protein, with the protein MRRLPPLNALRSFEAAGRLQSLTLAAEELNVTQSAIAQQIRVLESFFGQKLFERDGRALRLTPRARHYLVDVASCLGRLAQATGQMFEPVGGTTVRINSSVSFAHGWLLTQLAVFQAEHPDIDVQLVTTADAERDQIDETCDVVIRRYTPELRRKGFVSRPLLATVAVPVCAPGHPVLEQVRAPADLRNAPLLHYAGMPQAWQYWFHQAGSDVTETLRGPFYREFFLLVQAAASGLGVCLAPRAVVRDDLASGRLVALFPEVHLEGPPFHCLYRNDDDPSLRTFVDWLFARAEELDGPVAQ; encoded by the coding sequence ATGCGCCGATTGCCGCCCCTCAACGCGCTGCGCAGCTTCGAAGCCGCCGGCCGCCTGCAGAGCCTCACCCTCGCCGCCGAGGAACTGAACGTGACCCAGAGCGCGATCGCGCAGCAGATCCGCGTGCTCGAATCGTTCTTCGGGCAAAAGCTGTTCGAGCGCGACGGGCGCGCGCTGCGGCTCACCCCGCGCGCACGGCATTACCTCGTCGACGTCGCCAGTTGCCTCGGGCGGCTCGCGCAGGCGACCGGGCAGATGTTCGAACCGGTGGGCGGCACGACGGTGCGGATCAATTCATCGGTGTCGTTCGCGCATGGATGGTTGCTGACGCAACTGGCCGTGTTCCAGGCCGAGCATCCGGACATCGACGTGCAGCTCGTCACGACCGCCGACGCCGAGCGCGACCAGATCGACGAAACGTGCGACGTCGTGATCCGTCGTTACACGCCGGAGCTGCGCCGCAAGGGCTTCGTGTCGCGCCCGCTGCTCGCGACCGTCGCGGTGCCCGTGTGCGCGCCCGGCCATCCGGTGCTCGAACAGGTACGCGCGCCGGCGGACCTGCGCAACGCGCCGCTACTGCACTACGCGGGCATGCCGCAAGCGTGGCAATACTGGTTCCACCAGGCCGGCTCGGATGTGACCGAGACGCTGCGCGGGCCGTTCTATCGCGAGTTCTTTCTGCTGGTGCAGGCGGCCGCGAGCGGGCTCGGCGTGTGCCTCGCGCCGCGCGCGGTCGTACGCGACGATCTCGCGAGCGGCCGGCTCGTCGCGCTGTTTCCCGAGGTCCATCTGGAAGGGCCGCCGTTTCATTGCCTGTATCGCAACGACGACGATCCGTCGCTGCGCACGTTCGTCGACTGGCTGTTCGCGCGGGCGGAGGAACTGGACGGGCCGGTGGCGCAGTGA
- a CDS encoding helix-turn-helix domain-containing protein produces MDKRYNAMSLPEQLALRRQAIEGVLAHPEWPLRESVRHLKKTMRLTSAEMAKLAGVSTKTIQDIEQGRSDGTVQTMNRIFGMLGLKLGVVRQNA; encoded by the coding sequence ATGGACAAACGCTACAACGCGATGTCGCTCCCCGAACAGCTCGCACTGCGGCGGCAAGCGATCGAGGGCGTTCTCGCGCATCCGGAATGGCCGCTGCGCGAATCCGTGCGCCATCTGAAGAAGACGATGCGGTTGACGAGCGCCGAAATGGCGAAGCTCGCCGGCGTGTCGACCAAGACGATTCAGGATATCGAGCAGGGCCGCAGCGACGGGACGGTACAGACGATGAACCGCATATTCGGCATGCTGGGGCTCAAACTGGGTGTGGTGCGGCAGAACGCATAG
- the cydB gene encoding cytochrome d ubiquinol oxidase subunit II has product MDVTVIWAAIIALGLFMYVVLDGFDLGIGIVFPFFPDEKERDLMMNTVAPVWDGNETWLVLGGAGLFAVFPIVYSTVLSALYLPLIFMLVCLIFRGVSFEIRAKARRTKQLWDLAFIGGSAGATLFQGIALGAFLQGINVKDGVFAGDAFDWLTPFSLLTGLGLIVTYALLGCCWLVAKTEGDLQRRLHRVVWPLTVVLLGFIAVVSLWTPLQDPAIAQRWFDSGLFWRLLPVPFLVAGCAVWMRRAVRNRHDMTPFVMALALVLLGYVGLLVTLFPYAIPQTMTIWEAAAPRSSQTFTLVGAAVILPIIIAYTTMGYWVFRGKVRHEDQHYYHH; this is encoded by the coding sequence ATGGACGTCACCGTAATCTGGGCCGCGATCATCGCATTGGGGCTCTTCATGTACGTCGTGCTCGACGGCTTCGACCTCGGCATCGGCATCGTCTTCCCGTTCTTCCCGGACGAGAAGGAACGCGACCTGATGATGAACACCGTCGCGCCCGTGTGGGACGGCAACGAGACGTGGCTCGTGCTCGGCGGCGCCGGGCTGTTCGCGGTGTTCCCGATCGTCTATTCGACGGTGCTGTCGGCGCTGTACCTGCCGCTGATCTTCATGCTGGTGTGCCTGATCTTCCGCGGCGTGTCGTTCGAGATCCGCGCGAAGGCGCGGCGCACGAAGCAGCTGTGGGATCTCGCGTTCATCGGCGGCTCGGCCGGCGCGACGCTGTTCCAGGGGATCGCGCTCGGCGCGTTCCTGCAGGGCATCAACGTGAAGGACGGCGTGTTCGCGGGCGACGCATTCGACTGGCTGACGCCGTTCAGCCTGCTGACCGGCCTCGGCCTGATCGTGACCTATGCGCTGCTCGGCTGCTGCTGGCTCGTCGCGAAGACCGAAGGCGACCTGCAGCGGCGCCTCCATCGCGTCGTGTGGCCGCTGACGGTCGTGCTGCTCGGCTTCATCGCGGTCGTCAGTCTGTGGACGCCGCTGCAGGACCCGGCCATCGCGCAGCGCTGGTTCGATTCGGGGCTGTTCTGGCGCCTGTTGCCGGTGCCGTTCCTGGTCGCCGGGTGCGCGGTGTGGATGCGGCGCGCGGTGCGCAACCGGCACGACATGACGCCGTTCGTGATGGCGCTGGCGCTCGTGCTGCTCGGCTACGTCGGCCTGCTCGTCACGCTGTTCCCGTATGCGATTCCTCAGACGATGACGATCTGGGAAGCAGCGGCGCCGCGTTCCAGCCAGACCTTCACGCTGGTCGGCGCAGCGGTTATCCTCCCGATCATCATCGCCTACACGACGATGGGTTACTGGGTATTCCGAGGCAAGGTGCGCCATGAAGACCAGCATTACTACCACCACTGA